In one Streptomyces marincola genomic region, the following are encoded:
- a CDS encoding GH12 family glycosyl hydrolase domain-containing protein, with amino-acid sequence MRRHIRRRVLASAALTTAAVTGVGLTAGTANAAATWESCDQWGNWEPGDGYIVYNNIWGSGAGSQCIAADSGSQWSVTADHPNTGGIKSYPNAKWIVDEPIGDIGSLSATYDVTVPSGGAHNTTFDVWDENYDHEIMLWMNWTGPVGPLGTSVGEATVGGHTWDVYRGSNGANNVYSFLRHGDSTRGEVDILPVLDWITERGWMSQDTVIGDVQFGYEITSSAGGLEFVTHDFRVSES; translated from the coding sequence ATGCGACGACACATCCGACGACGCGTCCTCGCCTCCGCCGCCCTGACCACCGCCGCGGTCACCGGCGTCGGACTCACCGCCGGCACCGCGAACGCCGCCGCCACCTGGGAGTCCTGCGACCAGTGGGGCAACTGGGAGCCCGGCGACGGCTACATCGTCTACAACAACATCTGGGGCTCGGGCGCCGGCAGCCAGTGCATCGCCGCCGACTCCGGATCCCAGTGGTCCGTGACCGCCGACCACCCGAACACCGGCGGCATCAAGTCCTACCCGAACGCCAAGTGGATCGTCGACGAACCCATCGGCGACATCGGCTCGCTCAGCGCGACCTACGACGTCACCGTCCCCAGCGGCGGCGCGCACAACACCACGTTCGACGTGTGGGACGAGAACTACGACCACGAGATCATGCTGTGGATGAACTGGACGGGCCCGGTCGGCCCGCTCGGCACGTCCGTCGGCGAGGCCACCGTGGGCGGCCACACCTGGGACGTCTACCGCGGCAGCAACGGCGCCAACAACGTCTACTCGTTCCTGCGCCACGGCGACTCCACGCGGGGCGAGGTCGACATCCTGCCCGTGCTCGACTGGATCACGGAGCGGGGCTGGATGAGCCAGGACACGGTCATCGGCGACGTGCAGTTCGGCTACGAGATCACCTCGTCGGCCGGCGGTCTGGAATTCGTCACCCACGACTTCCGCGTCAGCGAGAGCTGA
- a CDS encoding beta-galactosidase: MAALHDATRGKLLFGGDYNPEQWPPEVWQDDVRLMREAGVNLATVGVFSWATLEPRPGARDFGWLDRVLDLLHENGIGVCLATPTASPPPWLGARHPETLPRDENGTVVWYGARNQFCASSPVYREHAAAIADDLARRYGGHPGLRMWHINNEYGTTCYCDVSARHFRAWLRDRYGDLDALNAAWGTAFWSQRYDSWEEVLPPRRAQYLINPSQALDFRRFTSDALLECFTAERDIVAAHSPGIPVTTNFMPLFAGQDGWRWAAEEDVVSVDVYPDPAAAPDDPAGPAHGALVQDLTRSQAGGPWMLMEQAASAVNFRPVNGPKPAGVMRLWSLQAVARGADAVCFFQWRASRQGSEKFHSAMLPHAGEGSRTFGHIRELGAQLRDLTPVLGSHVTADIAILHDWSAWWAAEQPGRPSAEMRYPQLLAAWHQALWQQNLTTDFAHPETELTGYRMVVVPQLYLLSDAALDGLAAYVRGGGTLVCGFFTGVADTDDRIREGGIDARLREVLGLATLHEWWPLPPGGTVALTDGTTGSIWSEDLEPAGAEVVAAYAEGELAGRPALTRHAHGRGRAWYVSTLPERPALAALLARAADEAGLAPVLPEAPAGVEAVRRGGHLFLLNHGPERVTVPLHTPHTDLLTGRAHRDAIALERHGAAVLTPHTEGSRPCDDTSDDASSPPPP, translated from the coding sequence ATGGCCGCGCTGCACGACGCCACCCGGGGGAAGCTGCTGTTCGGGGGCGACTACAACCCCGAGCAGTGGCCACCCGAGGTGTGGCAGGACGACGTCCGGCTGATGCGGGAGGCCGGTGTCAACCTCGCCACCGTCGGTGTGTTCTCGTGGGCCACGCTGGAGCCGAGACCGGGGGCGCGCGACTTCGGCTGGCTCGACCGCGTGCTCGACCTGCTCCACGAGAACGGCATCGGCGTGTGCCTGGCCACGCCCACCGCCTCCCCGCCGCCCTGGCTCGGGGCCCGCCACCCCGAGACTCTGCCGCGGGACGAGAACGGCACGGTGGTCTGGTACGGAGCGCGCAACCAGTTCTGCGCCTCCTCACCGGTCTACCGCGAGCACGCCGCCGCCATCGCCGACGACCTCGCCCGCCGCTACGGCGGCCACCCGGGCCTGCGCATGTGGCACATCAACAACGAGTACGGCACCACCTGCTACTGCGACGTGAGCGCCCGCCACTTCCGCGCCTGGCTGCGCGACCGGTACGGCGACCTCGACGCCCTGAACGCCGCGTGGGGCACGGCGTTCTGGAGCCAGCGCTACGACTCCTGGGAGGAGGTGCTGCCGCCGCGCCGCGCCCAGTACCTCATCAACCCCTCCCAGGCACTGGACTTCCGCCGCTTCACCAGCGACGCGCTGCTCGAATGCTTCACCGCGGAACGCGACATCGTCGCGGCGCACAGCCCGGGCATCCCCGTCACGACCAACTTCATGCCGCTGTTCGCCGGGCAGGACGGCTGGCGCTGGGCCGCCGAGGAGGACGTCGTCTCCGTCGACGTCTACCCGGACCCGGCCGCCGCCCCCGACGACCCGGCGGGACCCGCGCACGGCGCGCTCGTCCAGGACCTCACCAGGTCCCAGGCCGGCGGCCCCTGGATGCTCATGGAGCAGGCCGCGTCCGCCGTCAACTTCCGCCCGGTCAACGGTCCCAAGCCCGCGGGCGTGATGCGCCTGTGGTCGCTCCAGGCCGTCGCGCGCGGCGCGGACGCCGTCTGCTTCTTCCAGTGGCGGGCCTCCCGGCAGGGCAGCGAGAAGTTCCACTCGGCGATGCTGCCGCACGCCGGCGAGGGCTCCCGCACGTTCGGGCACATCCGCGAGCTCGGCGCCCAGCTGCGCGACCTCACCCCCGTCCTCGGCAGCCACGTCACCGCGGACATCGCGATCCTGCACGACTGGTCCGCGTGGTGGGCCGCCGAGCAGCCGGGGCGCCCCTCCGCCGAGATGCGCTACCCGCAGCTGCTCGCCGCCTGGCACCAGGCCCTGTGGCAGCAGAACCTGACCACCGACTTCGCCCACCCGGAGACCGAGCTCACCGGCTACCGCATGGTGGTCGTCCCGCAGCTCTACCTCCTCAGCGACGCCGCGCTCGACGGCCTGGCCGCCTACGTCCGCGGCGGCGGCACCCTCGTGTGCGGCTTCTTCACCGGCGTCGCCGACACCGACGACCGCATCCGCGAGGGCGGCATCGACGCCCGGCTGCGCGAGGTGCTCGGCCTCGCGACGCTGCACGAGTGGTGGCCGCTGCCGCCCGGTGGGACCGTCGCCCTCACCGACGGCACCACGGGCAGCATCTGGAGCGAGGACCTCGAACCCGCGGGCGCCGAGGTCGTCGCCGCCTACGCCGAGGGCGAGCTGGCCGGCCGGCCCGCGCTCACCCGGCACGCCCACGGCCGCGGCCGCGCCTGGTACGTCTCCACGCTGCCGGAACGCCCCGCGCTCGCCGCGCTGCTGGCCCGCGCCGCGGACGAGGCCGGCCTCGCACCGGTCCTGCCCGAGGCACCCGCGGGCGTGGAGGCCGTGCGGCGCGGCGGACACCTCTTCCTCCTCAACCACGGACCCGAGCGGGTCACCGTCCCCCTGCACACCCCCCACACCGACCTGCTCACCGGCCGCGCCCACCGGGACGCCATCGCCCTGGAACGCCACGGCGCGGCCGTTCTCACCCCCCACACCGAAGGGAGTCGTCCATGCGACGACACATCCGACGACGCGTCCTCGCCTCCGCCGCCCTGA
- a CDS encoding CGNR zinc finger domain-containing protein — translation MTTATAWGEDHFVAGNLALDFANTVYRRWPEPGADLFTGPDTFAAWLARAGLLPESPRGSATEAALAEARTLRALLWTVFDAHREGRTIPADAFAGLLDTARRSVTDLTVHADGSARPRGPRGALAVVALNGVALALDPPPQGVRACDRCGWFFIDSSRGRRRRWCSMKTCGNQAKAARYRSSRP, via the coding sequence ATGACGACCGCCACCGCGTGGGGCGAGGACCACTTCGTCGCCGGGAACCTGGCGCTCGATTTCGCCAACACCGTCTACCGCCGCTGGCCCGAACCAGGCGCCGACCTGTTCACCGGCCCCGACACATTCGCCGCCTGGCTCGCCCGGGCGGGCCTCCTGCCGGAAAGCCCCCGCGGCAGTGCGACCGAGGCCGCCCTGGCCGAGGCCCGCACGCTACGGGCGCTGCTGTGGACGGTCTTCGACGCGCACAGGGAGGGGCGGACGATCCCCGCCGATGCCTTCGCGGGCCTGCTCGACACCGCCCGGCGTTCCGTCACCGACCTGACCGTTCATGCCGACGGGTCCGCAAGACCCCGCGGCCCGCGGGGGGCTCTCGCGGTCGTGGCGCTGAACGGCGTCGCGCTCGCGCTCGACCCGCCCCCGCAGGGCGTGCGCGCCTGCGACCGGTGCGGCTGGTTCTTCATCGACTCCTCCCGCGGCCGTCGGCGTCGCTGGTGCAGCATGAAGACCTGCGGCAACCAGGCCAAGGCCGCCCGCTACCGCTCCTCCCGCCCGTGA
- a CDS encoding acyl-CoA dehydrogenase family protein yields the protein MTVSEREARRVAEAARQQEWRKPSFAKELFLGRLRVDLIHPRPEPAGPPTHRGERFLGRLRAFCERIDGAAIEREARIPDAVVTGLRELGAFGMNIPEEYGGLGLDHVHYHRALALAGTASPAVGALLSAHQSIGVPQPLKLFGTEEQRRTFLPRCARGAISAFLLTEPDVGSDPARVATTAVREGDHYVLDGVKLWTTNGVVAELLLVLAAVPGRGITAFVVEAGAPGVTVERRNAFMGLRGIENGVTRLHRVRVPVAHRVGDEGAGLKIALTTLNTGRLALPALCLGAGKWCLKTAREWSAEREQWGRPVGRHEAVGAKLSFIAATVFALEAIVELSGELADEGRHDIRIEAALAKLFGSEMTWRVADELVQIRGGRGYETAASLAARGERGVPAEQMLRDLRGNRIFEGSTEMMRLLIAREAVDAHLKVAGGLIDPHSSFTQKRKSATAAGAFYARWLPTLATGRGHLPLAYGDFHVSRHPNLAAHLRFAERSSRRLARATFMGMSRWQGRLESKQIFLGRVVDIGAELFAMSAACVHAERLRSHEDHGKEAYHLADTFCRQARLRVDDLFHNLWHNADAADAALAGGVLAGDYAWLEEGIHDPSTPGPWIAPPVEGPSSHPDLRRGIG from the coding sequence ATGACCGTCTCCGAAAGGGAAGCCCGCCGGGTCGCCGAGGCCGCCCGGCAACAGGAATGGCGCAAGCCGAGCTTCGCCAAGGAACTTTTCCTCGGCCGGCTGCGCGTCGATCTCATTCACCCGCGACCCGAGCCGGCCGGGCCGCCCACCCACCGCGGCGAACGCTTTCTCGGCCGGCTCCGCGCGTTCTGCGAACGGATCGACGGCGCCGCGATCGAGCGCGAGGCGCGCATCCCCGACGCGGTGGTCACCGGCCTGCGGGAACTCGGCGCGTTCGGCATGAACATCCCCGAGGAGTACGGCGGCCTCGGCCTCGACCACGTGCACTACCACCGCGCCCTGGCGCTGGCCGGCACCGCGAGCCCCGCCGTCGGCGCGCTGCTGTCCGCCCACCAGTCCATCGGGGTCCCGCAGCCGCTGAAGCTGTTCGGCACCGAGGAGCAGCGCAGGACCTTCCTGCCGCGCTGCGCGCGCGGCGCGATCTCCGCGTTCCTGCTGACCGAGCCGGACGTCGGCTCCGACCCGGCCCGCGTCGCCACGACCGCGGTGCGCGAGGGCGACCACTACGTGCTCGACGGCGTGAAACTGTGGACCACCAACGGCGTCGTCGCCGAACTCCTCCTCGTGCTCGCGGCCGTCCCCGGCCGCGGCATCACCGCGTTCGTCGTCGAGGCGGGCGCGCCTGGCGTCACGGTGGAGCGGCGCAACGCCTTCATGGGGCTGCGCGGCATCGAGAACGGCGTCACCCGCCTGCACCGGGTGCGCGTGCCCGTCGCCCACCGCGTCGGCGACGAGGGGGCCGGCCTCAAGATCGCCCTGACCACGCTGAACACCGGCCGGCTCGCCCTGCCCGCGCTGTGCCTCGGCGCCGGCAAGTGGTGCCTGAAGACGGCCCGCGAGTGGTCGGCGGAACGCGAGCAGTGGGGCCGGCCGGTCGGCAGGCACGAGGCGGTCGGCGCCAAGCTGTCGTTCATCGCCGCCACGGTCTTCGCGCTCGAAGCCATCGTCGAACTGTCCGGCGAACTCGCGGACGAGGGCCGCCACGACATCCGCATCGAGGCGGCGCTCGCCAAGCTGTTCGGCAGCGAGATGACGTGGCGCGTCGCCGACGAACTCGTCCAGATCCGCGGCGGGCGCGGCTACGAAACGGCGGCGTCGCTCGCGGCGCGCGGCGAGCGCGGGGTCCCGGCCGAGCAGATGCTGCGCGACCTGCGCGGCAACAGGATCTTCGAGGGCTCGACCGAGATGATGCGCCTGCTGATCGCCCGCGAGGCGGTCGACGCCCACCTGAAGGTCGCCGGCGGCCTCATCGACCCCCACTCCTCGTTCACCCAGAAACGCAAATCCGCCACGGCCGCCGGCGCCTTCTACGCCCGCTGGCTGCCCACCCTGGCCACCGGGCGCGGCCATCTGCCGCTGGCCTACGGCGACTTCCACGTGTCCAGGCACCCCAACCTGGCCGCCCACCTGCGGTTCGCCGAACGCTCCTCGCGCCGCCTCGCCCGCGCCACCTTCATGGGGATGTCGCGGTGGCAGGGGCGGTTGGAGAGCAAGCAGATCTTCCTCGGGCGCGTCGTCGACATCGGAGCTGAGCTCTTCGCGATGTCGGCCGCCTGCGTCCACGCCGAACGCCTCCGCTCCCACGAGGACCACGGGAAGGAGGCGTACCACCTGGCCGACACGTTCTGCCGGCAGGCGCGGCTGCGCGTCGACGACCTCTTCCACAACCTGTGGCACAACGCGGACGCCGCCGACGCCGCGCTGGCGGGCGGCGTCCTGGCGGGCGACTACGCCTGGCTTGAGGAGGGCATCCACGACCCCTCGACGCCCGGCCCGTGGATCGCGCCACCGGTCGAGGGCCCTTCCTCCCACCCGGATCTGCGCCGCGGCATCGGGTGA
- a CDS encoding DUF6528 family protein — protein sequence MSLDFHFRSRRGVLLGAAAAGAGIAFGAAGQATARPRGIPPVLVTEQAGRRLLLLDPRVSVWDPAAEPSVVRWAFSPLGDARYRDLVPETSWVYPDEAKVRRYRGRTFVLTTASFGFAAVVEYPSGRRYWAGGLGAGDDLFNPHSAEILPDGNVAVACSTGALVRLFAASLGPHAGRYVDAELKGAHGLHWDDAREVLWAVGDDELVAYEVAGRRVRPTLRQRFAVPLPVATPGRTAGGHDLFPVLGRPGRLWVTTNAAVFQYDIARRVFVRDFPGAEEISRSSVKAVGDDPRTGRVLSNAPEPGLEKTWWTTTVDLHRPTDSRKLVDGGIYKARWWLPR from the coding sequence ATGTCCCTCGACTTTCACTTCCGGTCACGCCGCGGCGTGCTGCTCGGGGCCGCAGCGGCGGGTGCCGGGATCGCGTTCGGGGCCGCGGGGCAGGCCACCGCGAGGCCCCGGGGCATACCCCCGGTGCTGGTCACCGAGCAGGCCGGCCGGCGACTGCTGCTGCTCGATCCGCGCGTGAGCGTGTGGGACCCGGCCGCCGAGCCGTCCGTCGTGCGGTGGGCGTTCTCCCCGCTGGGGGACGCCCGTTACCGCGACCTGGTGCCCGAGACCAGCTGGGTGTACCCGGATGAGGCCAAGGTGCGGCGGTACCGGGGCCGGACCTTCGTGCTGACCACGGCATCGTTCGGTTTCGCCGCCGTCGTCGAGTACCCGTCGGGCCGGCGGTACTGGGCCGGCGGCCTCGGCGCCGGCGACGACCTGTTCAACCCGCACTCCGCCGAGATCCTGCCGGACGGGAACGTCGCGGTCGCGTGCAGCACCGGTGCGCTGGTGCGGCTGTTCGCCGCGTCGCTGGGGCCGCACGCCGGGCGTTACGTGGACGCCGAGCTGAAGGGCGCGCACGGACTGCACTGGGACGACGCGCGTGAGGTGCTGTGGGCCGTGGGCGACGACGAGTTGGTCGCCTACGAGGTGGCGGGGCGGCGGGTGCGTCCCACGCTGCGGCAGCGGTTCGCGGTGCCGCTGCCCGTGGCCACCCCCGGGCGGACGGCCGGCGGGCACGACCTCTTCCCCGTGCTGGGCCGGCCGGGGCGGCTGTGGGTGACGACGAACGCCGCGGTCTTCCAGTACGACATCGCGCGTCGCGTCTTCGTGCGGGACTTCCCCGGCGCCGAGGAGATCTCGCGCAGTTCCGTGAAGGCCGTGGGGGACGATCCGCGCACGGGGCGGGTCCTTTCCAACGCGCCCGAGCCGGGGCTTGAGAAGACGTGGTGGACCACGACCGTGGACCTGCACCGGCCCACCGACAGCCGGAAGCTGGTCGACGGCGGTATCTACAAGGCGCGTTGGTGGCTCCCGCGCTAG
- a CDS encoding alpha/beta fold hydrolase, protein MKHSARTRHRDRRVEGLRVHYREAGTPSSTAVVLLHGAPSSSYSFREVLPVLGEHAYAVAPDLPGFGFSDDPPEEYACVYQGLSHVIEALLDDLGVRRYVLFVTDYSTPVGYSMATRHPERVLGLVVQNGNAHDAGLGRAWDSARRFWADPTEENRAALPEWLTFEGTRDTYLGGLPEEVAELHAPESWHLDWEHLARPGRTEVYFRFFQDYRNHVARFGEIADYHATWQPPCMVLWGRHDPAFDIAEVLAYHRALTTLQAHIFDGGHFLLETHAAEVADLLVAFARDARERARSAV, encoded by the coding sequence GTGAAGCACTCAGCCAGGACGAGGCACCGCGACCGCCGAGTGGAGGGGCTGCGGGTGCACTACCGCGAAGCGGGGACGCCGTCGTCGACCGCGGTCGTCCTGCTGCACGGAGCCCCCAGCTCGTCGTACTCCTTCCGCGAGGTGCTCCCGGTCCTGGGCGAGCACGCCTACGCGGTCGCGCCGGACCTTCCCGGGTTCGGGTTCTCCGATGACCCGCCGGAGGAGTACGCGTGCGTCTACCAAGGGCTCTCCCATGTGATCGAGGCTCTGCTCGACGACCTCGGTGTGCGCAGGTACGTGCTGTTCGTGACGGACTACAGCACGCCGGTGGGCTACTCCATGGCCACCCGCCACCCGGAGCGGGTGCTGGGTCTTGTGGTGCAGAACGGCAACGCGCACGACGCCGGCCTGGGCCGGGCGTGGGACTCGGCCCGGCGCTTCTGGGCCGATCCGACCGAGGAGAACAGGGCCGCGCTGCCGGAGTGGCTGACGTTCGAGGGCACCAGGGACACCTACCTCGGAGGGCTGCCCGAGGAGGTCGCGGAGCTGCATGCGCCGGAGTCGTGGCATCTGGACTGGGAGCACCTGGCGCGGCCGGGCCGCACCGAGGTGTACTTCCGGTTCTTCCAGGACTACCGCAACCACGTCGCCCGCTTCGGGGAGATCGCCGACTACCACGCCACGTGGCAACCGCCGTGCATGGTGCTGTGGGGGCGCCACGACCCTGCCTTCGACATCGCCGAAGTCCTCGCGTACCACCGGGCGCTGACCACGCTCCAGGCGCACATCTTCGACGGCGGGCACTTCCTGCTGGAGACCCACGCCGCCGAGGTCGCCGACCTGCTCGTCGCCTTCGCCCGCGACGCACGCGAACGCGCGAGGTCCGCCGTATGA
- a CDS encoding glycoside hydrolase family 31 protein produces the protein MNDSSAVSLAQSSPTVGTFSDSAGALEWSGRQEALRVEPWGRDGLRVRARLGGPVLEGLPGALAENPEIPENPENPENAEPAVVEISARVATLTCGAITAEVSAEGQVRFLRTEDGGELLAEERAHFWWPGPRLYTPTGNGHHRLEQRFAAYPGERLYGLGQHQHGLLDQKGAVIDLVQRNAEVTIPVLTSSRGYTLLWNNPAIGRVELAHNGTRWVADSARQIDYWITAGPPAQAQRRYTAVTGRAPMLPEWAAGFWQCKLRYRTQEELLGVAREYKRRGLPLSAIVCDFFHWTHLGEWKFDPAEWPDPAAMVRELSELGVQLVVSVWPSVSPLSENHAPMEQRGLFIGTEYGPMAHADWPDKEVAEPVQVAFYDATNPAARDFVWSRVRENYVEPYGITAFWLDACEPELKPGFAANLRYHAGPGLEVGNLYPRENARAFDEGLRAAGVAADGVITLNRSAWAGSQRHGAALWSGDIGTDFATLRRQIAAGLNTALSGIPWWNTDIGGFHGGDPDDPEYREVLVRWFQFGALSPLMRLHGFREPGMPLGPGMTGGPNEVWSFGAEAGRVLEWYLGLRERLRPYVLAQMRTAHEEGLPPMRPLFLEFPGDAEAWDVADSYLFGPDLLVAPVLEAGARERAVYLPAGARWTDAWTGTEYAGGARVVVPAPLDRIPLFLRDGARLPVTG, from the coding sequence GTGAACGACTCCTCCGCCGTTTCCCTCGCCCAGTCCTCCCCCACCGTCGGGACGTTCTCCGACAGCGCCGGCGCGCTGGAGTGGAGCGGCCGGCAGGAGGCGCTGCGGGTCGAGCCCTGGGGCCGGGACGGCCTGCGGGTGCGCGCCCGCCTCGGCGGGCCCGTGCTCGAAGGGCTGCCGGGCGCCCTGGCCGAGAACCCCGAGATCCCCGAGAACCCCGAGAACCCCGAGAACGCGGAGCCGGCCGTGGTCGAGATCTCCGCCCGGGTGGCGACGCTGACCTGCGGCGCGATCACCGCCGAGGTGAGCGCGGAGGGGCAGGTCAGGTTCCTGCGCACCGAGGACGGCGGCGAGTTGCTGGCCGAGGAGCGCGCGCACTTCTGGTGGCCGGGCCCGCGGCTCTACACGCCCACGGGCAACGGCCACCACCGGCTCGAACAGCGGTTCGCCGCGTATCCGGGGGAACGGCTCTACGGTCTCGGGCAGCACCAGCACGGGCTGCTGGACCAGAAGGGCGCCGTCATCGACCTCGTGCAGCGCAACGCCGAGGTGACGATACCCGTGCTGACGTCGAGCCGCGGCTACACGCTGCTGTGGAACAACCCGGCCATCGGCCGCGTGGAGCTGGCGCACAACGGCACCCGGTGGGTGGCGGACAGCGCGCGGCAGATCGACTACTGGATCACGGCGGGCCCGCCGGCGCAGGCGCAGCGCCGGTACACGGCGGTCACGGGCCGTGCGCCGATGCTGCCGGAATGGGCGGCCGGGTTCTGGCAGTGCAAGCTGCGCTACCGCACGCAGGAGGAACTGCTGGGCGTGGCCCGCGAGTACAAGCGGCGCGGGCTGCCGCTCTCGGCGATCGTGTGCGACTTCTTCCACTGGACGCACCTGGGCGAGTGGAAGTTCGACCCGGCCGAGTGGCCCGACCCGGCGGCCATGGTGCGGGAGTTGTCCGAACTCGGCGTCCAGCTGGTGGTCTCGGTGTGGCCCTCGGTGTCGCCGCTGAGCGAGAACCACGCGCCGATGGAGCAGCGCGGCCTGTTCATCGGCACGGAGTACGGGCCGATGGCGCACGCGGACTGGCCGGACAAGGAGGTCGCCGAGCCGGTGCAGGTGGCGTTCTACGACGCGACCAACCCGGCGGCGCGGGACTTCGTGTGGTCCCGGGTGCGGGAGAACTACGTGGAGCCGTACGGCATCACGGCGTTCTGGCTGGACGCGTGCGAGCCGGAGCTGAAGCCCGGTTTCGCGGCGAACCTGCGGTACCACGCCGGTCCCGGGCTTGAGGTGGGGAACCTGTACCCGCGTGAGAACGCCAGGGCGTTCGACGAGGGCCTGCGGGCGGCCGGGGTGGCGGCGGACGGCGTGATCACGCTGAACCGGTCGGCGTGGGCGGGCAGTCAGCGGCACGGGGCGGCGCTGTGGTCCGGTGACATCGGCACCGACTTCGCCACGCTGCGGCGGCAGATCGCGGCGGGGCTGAACACGGCGCTGTCCGGGATTCCGTGGTGGAACACCGACATCGGGGGCTTCCACGGCGGCGACCCGGACGACCCGGAGTACCGGGAGGTGCTGGTGCGCTGGTTCCAGTTCGGCGCGCTGTCGCCGCTGATGCGCCTGCACGGCTTCCGCGAGCCGGGGATGCCGCTCGGGCCCGGGATGACCGGCGGCCCCAACGAGGTGTGGTCCTTCGGCGCCGAGGCCGGCCGGGTGCTTGAGTGGTACCTGGGGCTGCGGGAGCGGTTGCGCCCTTATGTGCTGGCGCAGATGCGGACCGCGCACGAGGAGGGGCTGCCGCCGATGCGTCCGCTGTTCCTTGAGTTCCCCGGCGACGCGGAGGCGTGGGACGTCGCGGACTCCTACCTGTTCGGGCCCGATCTGCTGGTGGCGCCGGTGCTTGAGGCGGGGGCGCGCGAGCGCGCGGTGTACCTGCCCGCGGGGGCGCGGTGGACCGACGCGTGGACGGGCACCGAGTACGCGGGGGGCGCGCGGGTGGTGGTGCCGGCGCCGCTTGACCGCATTCCGCTGTTCCTGCGCGACGGCGCGCGACTGCCGGTCACCGGCTGA
- a CDS encoding LacI family DNA-binding transcriptional regulator: protein MVTLAEVARHAGVSASTVSYVLSGKRTISMRTRERVEKSIRELGYHPNAGARALASSKSNIIALMMPLRIDTYVPVMVEIAIAVATTARERGLDVLLLTGQEGPEAMRRVVGSGLADAMILMDVELEDARLPLVREAGRPAALIGLPADPSGLTCVDLDFAATGRLCAEHLAGLGHRDIAVVGEAAAVYERRTGFAERTLQGVRERAAELGVRVLHRPCDGSYESTAGTLARIFDERPATTAMIVQNEAAIGPLLSLLRQQGRAVPEDISVVAVCPEPVATQQSVALTSVAIPAHEMGRRAVELVMDGAGAVSELLPPQLTVRASTGPAPTPTGAP from the coding sequence ATGGTCACTCTCGCCGAGGTCGCCCGGCATGCCGGGGTCTCCGCCAGTACGGTGAGTTACGTCCTCAGCGGCAAACGGACCATCTCCATGAGGACCAGGGAACGCGTCGAGAAATCCATCAGGGAACTCGGCTACCACCCCAACGCGGGCGCCCGGGCGCTCGCGAGCAGCAAGTCGAACATCATCGCCCTCATGATGCCGCTGCGTATCGACACCTATGTGCCGGTCATGGTGGAGATCGCCATCGCCGTGGCCACCACGGCCCGCGAACGCGGCCTCGACGTCCTGCTGCTGACGGGCCAGGAAGGGCCGGAGGCGATGCGGCGGGTGGTCGGCAGCGGCCTGGCCGACGCGATGATCCTGATGGACGTCGAGCTTGAGGACGCCAGGCTGCCCCTGGTCCGCGAGGCCGGGCGGCCCGCAGCGCTCATCGGCCTGCCCGCCGACCCCAGCGGCCTGACTTGCGTGGACCTGGACTTCGCCGCGACCGGCCGGCTGTGCGCCGAGCACCTGGCCGGGCTCGGGCACCGGGACATCGCGGTGGTCGGCGAGGCCGCGGCCGTGTACGAACGGCGCACCGGGTTCGCCGAACGCACGCTCCAGGGCGTGCGCGAACGCGCCGCCGAGCTGGGCGTGCGCGTGCTGCACCGGCCGTGCGACGGCAGCTACGAGTCGACGGCGGGCACGCTGGCCCGCATCTTCGACGAACGGCCCGCCACCACCGCGATGATCGTGCAGAACGAGGCGGCCATCGGCCCGCTGCTCAGCCTGCTGCGGCAGCAGGGGCGCGCCGTTCCCGAGGACATCTCGGTGGTCGCGGTGTGCCCCGAGCCGGTGGCCACCCAGCAGTCGGTCGCGCTGACCTCGGTGGCCATCCCCGCCCACGAGATGGGGCGGCGCGCGGTCGAGCTGGTGATGGACGGGGCCGGAGCGGTGAGCGAGTTGCTTCCCCCGCAGTTGACCGTCCGGGCGAGCACGGGACCCGCCCCCACCCCGACAGGAGCGCCGTGA